Proteins from one Scleropages formosus chromosome 14, fSclFor1.1, whole genome shotgun sequence genomic window:
- the LOC108920037 gene encoding vesicle-associated membrane protein 7-like, translating into MAVLFAAVARGRTVLAQHASSAGNFSSVTEKALSKIMEQKQHQKLTFSHESFLIHYICQDKIICLCVTDTQEDPEKSQVFCFLGQMKKCFQMTYGSQAQMVLPRDVERDFSSTIATLMKNYSNYLSLDRLREMQMQMEELKEIMVHNIDLLAQRGEKLDVLIDKTDNLAFSAVTFKTTSHNLARVLWMRNVKLTVVAVLVAITVVYLSASAACGGPSWPSCVAKK; encoded by the exons ATGGCAGTGCTGTTCGCGGCAGTAGCGCGCGGCCGCACAGTGCTGGCCCAGCACGCGAGCTCGGCGGGAAACTTCTCGTCGGTGACTGAGAAGGCGCTGAGTAAGATTATGGAACAGAAGCAGCACCAGAAGCTCACCTTCTCTCACGAAAG TTTCCTCATTCACTACATCTGCCAAGATAAGATTATATGCCTGTGCGTCACAGACACT CAGGAGGACCCTGAGAAGTCGCAAGTGTTCTGCTTTCTTGGCCAGATGAAGAAATGTTTCCAGATGACCTACGGGTCACAAGCACAGATGGTTCTACCCAGGGATGTGGAGAGGGACTTCTCTAGCACAATTGCCACCCTGATG AAAAACTATTCAAACTATCTGAGTCTGGACCGTTTGAGGgagatgcagatgcagatgGAGGAGCTGAAGGAAATCATGGTGCACAATATTG ACCTGTTGGCCCAGCGGGGGGAGAAGTTGGATGTACTGATTGATAAGACAGACAACTTGGCATTCTCG GCTGTCACCTTCAAGACTACAAGCCACAACCTGGCACGTGTACTGTGGATGAGAAACGTCAAGCTGACTGTTGTTGCTGTCTTGGTGGCTATT ACTGTAGTCTACCTGTCTGCATCTGCAGCATGTGGGGGTCCAAGCTGGCCCAGCTGTGTGGCCAAGAAATGA